In Halobacillus amylolyticus, the following proteins share a genomic window:
- the dnaK gene encoding molecular chaperone DnaK codes for MGKIIGIDLGTTNSCVAVMEGGEAKVIPNPEGNRTTPSAVAFKNGERQVGEVAKRQAITNPNTILSVKRHMGTDYKVEVEGKEYTPQEISAAILQYIKGYAEDYLGETVDKAVVTVPAYFNDAERQATKDAGTIAGLEVERIINEPTAAALAYGIDKEDQDQTILVYDLGGGTFDVSILDIGEGTFEVVATAGDNRLGGDDFDEVIMNHMVAEFKKENGIDLSQDKMAKQRLKDAAEKAKKDLSGVAQTQISLPFITAGEAGPLHLEMNLTRAKFEELASDLIERSMKPTRQAMKDAGMSSNDIHKVLLVGGSTRIPAVQEAIKKEVGKEPSKGVNPDEVVALGASIQGGVLQGDVKDVVLLDVTPLSLGIETMGSVTTKLIERNTTIPTSHSQVFSTAADNQTAVDIHVLQGEREMAQDNKTLGRFQLTDIPPAPRGVPQIEVSFDIDANGIVNVRAKDMGTNKEQSITIKSSSGLSDEEVEDMVRQAEENAEEDKKKREAIELRNEADQLIFTTDKTIKDLEDKVSDEEKQNAETAKEELQTALEGEDLDQIKEKKEALQEQVQNLSVKLYEQAQQQAEAAQGEQSGAEDDVVDADYEEVNEDENKK; via the coding sequence ATGGGTAAAATTATTGGTATTGACTTAGGTACAACAAACTCTTGTGTAGCAGTTATGGAGGGTGGAGAAGCAAAGGTTATCCCTAACCCAGAAGGAAACCGTACAACTCCATCTGCAGTCGCATTTAAAAATGGCGAACGCCAAGTTGGTGAAGTAGCCAAGCGCCAAGCAATCACAAACCCTAATACGATTCTTTCCGTTAAGCGTCATATGGGTACGGACTATAAAGTCGAAGTGGAAGGCAAAGAATACACTCCACAAGAAATCTCTGCAGCGATTCTTCAGTATATTAAAGGGTATGCAGAAGATTATCTTGGTGAGACCGTCGATAAAGCCGTTGTAACGGTTCCTGCCTACTTCAACGATGCAGAACGTCAAGCAACTAAAGATGCTGGTACAATTGCTGGTCTTGAAGTTGAACGTATCATCAATGAGCCAACAGCAGCAGCTCTTGCCTACGGAATTGATAAAGAAGACCAAGACCAAACCATCTTAGTATATGACCTTGGCGGTGGTACGTTTGATGTATCTATTCTTGATATCGGTGAAGGTACATTTGAAGTTGTAGCTACAGCAGGTGATAACCGTCTAGGCGGGGATGACTTTGATGAAGTGATCATGAATCACATGGTAGCAGAATTCAAGAAAGAGAATGGCATTGACCTGTCTCAAGATAAGATGGCTAAGCAGCGTCTTAAAGATGCAGCTGAAAAAGCGAAGAAAGACCTTTCTGGTGTAGCACAAACACAGATTTCCCTTCCATTTATCACTGCAGGTGAAGCAGGTCCACTGCACCTAGAAATGAACTTGACTCGTGCGAAATTCGAAGAGCTTGCTTCAGATCTAATCGAACGTTCTATGAAGCCAACACGCCAAGCAATGAAGGATGCTGGCATGAGCTCAAACGATATTCACAAGGTACTTCTTGTTGGTGGTTCCACTCGTATTCCAGCAGTACAAGAAGCCATCAAAAAAGAAGTAGGGAAAGAGCCTTCTAAAGGGGTTAACCCTGATGAAGTAGTAGCTCTTGGTGCTTCCATTCAAGGCGGCGTACTTCAAGGGGACGTTAAAGATGTTGTCCTTCTTGACGTAACACCACTATCACTAGGGATCGAAACAATGGGGTCTGTGACAACAAAACTGATTGAACGTAATACAACGATTCCTACAAGCCATTCCCAAGTGTTCTCTACAGCTGCCGATAACCAAACAGCTGTTGACATCCACGTGCTTCAAGGTGAACGTGAGATGGCACAAGATAACAAGACATTGGGTCGTTTCCAATTGACTGATATTCCGCCAGCACCACGTGGCGTTCCTCAAATCGAAGTAAGCTTCGATATTGATGCAAACGGTATTGTTAATGTTCGCGCGAAAGACATGGGCACGAACAAAGAACAATCCATTACAATCAAGTCTTCTTCCGGTCTTTCTGATGAGGAAGTAGAAGATATGGTGCGTCAGGCTGAAGAAAACGCTGAAGAAGATAAGAAAAAACGTGAAGCAATAGAACTTCGTAATGAAGCCGATCAACTTATCTTCACAACGGACAAAACCATCAAAGATCTTGAAGATAAAGTATCTGATGAAGAGAAGCAAAATGCTGAAACAGCTAAAGAAGAGCTTCAGACAGCTCTAGAAGGCGAAGATCTTGATCAAATTAAAGAGAAAAAAGAAGCATTACAAGAGCAAGTTCAAAACCTATCTGTTAAACTTTACGAACAAGCACAGCAACAAGCTGAAGCTGCTCAAGGAGAACAGTCAGGTGCTGAAGATGATGTAGTTGATGCAGACTACGAAGAAGTAAACGAAGACGAAAATAAAAAGTAA
- the dnaJ gene encoding molecular chaperone DnaJ, producing the protein MSKRDYYEVLGVSKDASQQEIKKAYRKLARQYHPDVSEEENASDKFKEAKEAYETLSDQQKRTQYDQFGHAGPQGQGFGGFGGGEDFGGFGDIFDMFFGGGGRRDPNAPRKGADLQYSMTLQFEEAIFGKSTDVEIPVEESCDTCDGSGAKPGTSPETCTHCQGSGQINQEQNTPFGRVVNRRVCHHCQGSGQIIKEKCNTCGGDGRVTKRNKIHIDIPAGIDEGQQIRVPGKGEAGVNGGPAGDLFVVIRVQPDEFFEREQDHIFCEMPLTFAQAALGDEIEVPTVHGKVMLKVPAGTQTGKTFRLKDKGSPNVHGRGHGDQHVKMRVITPKNLTDRQRELIREFNDISGNDATEEQHGTFFERMKRAFKGE; encoded by the coding sequence GTGAGTAAACGTGATTATTATGAAGTGCTAGGTGTATCCAAGGATGCCTCTCAACAAGAAATAAAGAAGGCATACCGCAAACTAGCACGTCAATATCATCCAGATGTCAGTGAGGAAGAAAACGCATCTGATAAATTTAAAGAAGCGAAAGAAGCTTATGAAACATTAAGTGACCAACAGAAGCGTACACAATATGATCAATTTGGTCATGCCGGTCCACAAGGCCAAGGATTTGGCGGCTTCGGCGGCGGTGAAGATTTCGGAGGCTTCGGAGATATTTTCGATATGTTCTTCGGCGGTGGCGGTCGTCGTGATCCTAATGCTCCACGTAAAGGGGCCGACCTCCAATATTCCATGACATTACAATTTGAAGAAGCGATTTTCGGCAAAAGTACCGATGTTGAGATTCCTGTCGAGGAGTCTTGTGACACGTGTGATGGATCTGGTGCTAAGCCTGGGACGTCCCCTGAAACATGTACACATTGTCAAGGAAGCGGGCAAATTAACCAGGAGCAAAACACCCCGTTTGGCCGTGTTGTCAATCGTAGAGTATGCCACCATTGTCAAGGAAGCGGGCAAATCATTAAAGAGAAATGTAATACTTGCGGTGGAGACGGCCGCGTAACGAAGCGAAATAAAATCCACATTGATATCCCCGCGGGTATTGATGAAGGACAACAAATTCGCGTACCCGGAAAAGGGGAAGCCGGTGTAAACGGCGGCCCAGCAGGGGATCTGTTCGTTGTTATTCGTGTACAGCCGGATGAATTTTTTGAGCGTGAACAGGACCACATCTTTTGTGAAATGCCGCTGACTTTTGCTCAAGCAGCTTTAGGTGACGAAATCGAAGTACCTACAGTGCACGGTAAAGTTATGCTTAAAGTGCCGGCTGGGACTCAAACAGGAAAGACATTCCGTTTGAAAGATAAGGGATCACCAAATGTTCACGGCCGTGGCCACGGAGATCAACACGTGAAAATGCGTGTCATCACACCGAAGAATTTAACAGATCGTCAACGTGAGCTGATTCGAGAGTTCAATGATATTAGCGGTAATGATGCAACGGAAGAGCAGCATGGGACATTTTTTGAACGTATGAAGCGTGCATTTAAAGGTGAATGA
- the prmA gene encoding 50S ribosomal protein L11 methyltransferase, which produces MKWSEICIHTTNEAIEPVSNILHESGASGVVIEDPQDMIKEVTGLGEVYELNPEDYPEEGVFVKAYLPVNSFLSESVDAVKQSVSQLKVFDIDIGRNEVTLTEIQEEDWATAWKKYYKPVKVSERITIIPTWEDYTPVQSDELIIEMDPGMAFGTGTHPTTVLSLQALERYLAPGDVVFDVGSGSGVLSVASVLLGSDQVHAFDLDEIAVKSTMNNAQLNQVSDKVMSAKNNLLQGVTIESDLIVSNILAEIIIQFVEDAYRQLKPNGYFITSGIIEGKKALVKSRLEQAGFEIVETNKMEDWISIIARKPE; this is translated from the coding sequence ATGAAGTGGTCCGAAATTTGTATTCACACAACAAATGAAGCGATTGAACCTGTCTCAAACATCCTGCATGAGTCTGGAGCGAGCGGTGTTGTTATCGAAGACCCACAAGATATGATTAAAGAGGTAACAGGACTTGGTGAAGTTTATGAACTTAATCCTGAAGATTATCCTGAAGAAGGAGTTTTCGTAAAGGCTTATTTGCCTGTCAATAGTTTTCTATCAGAATCCGTTGATGCCGTGAAGCAGTCTGTTAGTCAGTTGAAAGTGTTTGACATTGACATCGGTCGTAATGAAGTAACTCTTACCGAAATCCAGGAGGAAGACTGGGCAACAGCTTGGAAAAAGTATTACAAGCCAGTAAAAGTTTCAGAAAGGATTACAATCATCCCGACGTGGGAAGACTATACACCTGTACAAAGTGACGAGTTAATTATTGAAATGGATCCAGGAATGGCATTTGGAACGGGAACCCATCCTACCACGGTATTGAGTCTGCAAGCTTTAGAACGATATTTAGCACCAGGGGATGTAGTCTTCGACGTTGGTTCAGGTTCGGGTGTATTGAGTGTTGCCTCTGTGCTGTTAGGCTCCGATCAGGTTCATGCTTTCGATCTTGATGAGATCGCAGTGAAAAGCACAATGAATAACGCTCAACTGAACCAAGTATCCGATAAGGTAATGTCAGCTAAAAACAACTTGCTGCAAGGTGTCACAATTGAGTCTGACTTAATTGTTTCAAATATACTAGCTGAAATTATTATTCAATTTGTTGAAGATGCCTATCGCCAACTTAAGCCAAATGGATATTTTATTACCTCAGGAATTATTGAAGGGAAAAAGGCTCTCGTAAAGAGTCGCCTTGAACAAGCCGGCTTTGAGATTGTTGAAACGAACAAAATGGAAGACTGGATCTCAATCATTGCTAGAAAGCCAGAATAA
- a CDS encoding 16S rRNA (uracil(1498)-N(3))-methyltransferase: protein MQRYFIEQANWEEDRVVIKGDDVHHIVRVMRMQKNDSLICVHPERGPALCKIIAVEQEVICSIKDWLDENKELPVEVTIVQSLGKGDKLEQVVQKGTELGAHRFIPFNAERSVAKWDAKKANKKITRLQKIAKEASEQSERAMVPAVFNVMTLSELIEQSSLHEVKLIAYENEARSERSQSLASRLREIKNDQRVIIIFGPEGGFTSEEADKLFSGGFFPVRLGPRILRMETAPLYFLSSLSYQLEEQ, encoded by the coding sequence ATGCAACGATATTTTATTGAACAGGCGAACTGGGAAGAAGACAGGGTTGTTATTAAAGGTGACGATGTACACCATATAGTGAGAGTGATGAGGATGCAAAAGAATGACTCCCTCATTTGTGTCCATCCTGAGCGTGGGCCTGCCCTTTGTAAGATCATTGCTGTAGAGCAGGAAGTAATTTGTTCCATAAAAGATTGGCTAGATGAAAATAAAGAACTTCCAGTTGAAGTTACCATTGTTCAAAGCCTCGGAAAAGGTGATAAGCTTGAACAAGTGGTTCAAAAAGGCACTGAGCTTGGGGCCCATCGTTTTATTCCCTTTAATGCAGAGCGATCAGTTGCCAAATGGGATGCAAAGAAAGCGAATAAGAAAATCACACGGCTGCAAAAGATTGCTAAAGAAGCGAGCGAACAATCTGAACGTGCGATGGTCCCGGCTGTCTTTAATGTGATGACGCTATCTGAACTGATAGAACAAAGCAGTCTACATGAAGTTAAATTGATTGCTTATGAAAATGAAGCGCGATCAGAGAGATCTCAATCATTAGCTAGTCGTCTACGGGAGATTAAGAACGATCAACGGGTGATCATTATTTTTGGTCCGGAGGGCGGTTTCACCTCAGAAGAAGCGGATAAGCTATTTAGTGGTGGATTCTTTCCTGTACGTTTAGGACCAAGAATTTTGCGTATGGAGACAGCTCCTTTATACTTTTTATCTAGTTTGTCTTACCAACTAGAGGAACAGTAA
- the deoC gene encoding deoxyribose-phosphate aldolase, producing the protein MEQDLAKMIDHTQLKPDTPKAKITEICKEAKEYDFMSVCVNPYWVEYCSELLKDTHVKVCTVIGFPLGATTTETKIFETRQAIENGATEVDMVINVGELKSGNTEVVKADIEAVVSEAKGKALVKVIIETSLLTDEEKVAASQLTKESGADFVKTSTGFSGGGASVEDVSLMRKTVGPDLGVKASGGVRDYDGARAVIEAGATRIGASAGIAIISGGKGSSDY; encoded by the coding sequence ATGGAACAAGATCTTGCAAAAATGATTGATCATACACAATTGAAACCAGATACACCAAAAGCAAAGATTACTGAAATCTGTAAGGAAGCTAAAGAATATGACTTTATGTCTGTTTGCGTTAATCCATATTGGGTAGAGTACTGTTCGGAACTACTTAAAGATACGCATGTAAAAGTATGTACAGTAATCGGTTTTCCATTGGGTGCGACAACAACAGAAACGAAAATATTTGAAACTCGCCAAGCTATTGAAAATGGGGCGACAGAAGTGGATATGGTTATAAATGTTGGTGAGCTGAAATCTGGAAATACGGAAGTTGTCAAAGCAGATATAGAAGCGGTTGTAAGTGAAGCAAAAGGAAAAGCGCTAGTTAAAGTCATTATTGAAACTTCACTATTGACAGATGAAGAGAAGGTAGCAGCTTCACAGCTTACTAAGGAAAGCGGTGCTGACTTTGTTAAAACATCGACAGGGTTCTCAGGCGGGGGTGCAAGCGTTGAGGACGTTAGTTTGATGCGTAAAACAGTTGGTCCTGATCTAGGTGTGAAAGCATCTGGGGGTGTCAGGGATTATGACGGTGCGAGAGCTGTTATCGAAGCGGGAGCGACTCGTATCGGCGCCAGCGCTGGGATTGCCATTATAAGTGGCGGAAAAGGATCGTCTGATTATTAA
- a CDS encoding flavin reductase family protein: protein MEKQDHIKMHSYPGMVAIVGVRNAEGTNFMAAGWHSYLSIDPPMYGVAIGRKRFTYELINKNKAFTINFLPFEEVAFIQYSGSVTGSGANKVIDYNQKWYEANGGFPLLQRAYLAYECEVQQVVPTGDHDWIVGKITACHYDSNLFKGNGLPDFSKLHIPLYLGRSNYLKLDDSTQSYDNFHRNNNKKS, encoded by the coding sequence GTGGAAAAACAAGATCATATTAAAATGCACAGCTACCCCGGAATGGTAGCTATTGTTGGTGTGAGGAATGCAGAAGGAACAAATTTCATGGCTGCAGGATGGCATAGCTATTTATCTATCGATCCGCCAATGTATGGCGTAGCAATTGGTCGTAAAAGGTTTACATATGAGCTTATAAATAAAAATAAGGCTTTCACCATTAACTTTCTTCCTTTTGAAGAGGTGGCATTTATCCAATATAGCGGGAGTGTTACTGGATCAGGAGCCAATAAAGTGATAGACTATAATCAGAAGTGGTATGAAGCTAACGGTGGTTTTCCTCTTTTGCAACGCGCTTATCTAGCCTACGAGTGTGAGGTTCAGCAAGTAGTTCCAACAGGTGATCATGATTGGATAGTTGGCAAAATTACAGCTTGCCATTATGACAGTAATTTATTTAAGGGGAATGGGCTGCCTGATTTTAGTAAACTTCATATCCCGCTCTACCTCGGAAGATCCAACTATTTAAAGCTGGATGATTCTACTCAGTCATACGATAATTTTCATCGTAACAATAATAAAAAAAGTTGA
- the rpsU gene encoding 30S ribosomal protein S21: protein MSKTTRVRKNESLEDALRRFKRDVSKSGALSEYRKREYYDKPSVRRKKKSEAARKRK from the coding sequence ATGTCAAAAACAACTCGCGTTCGTAAAAACGAGTCTCTTGAAGATGCTCTTCGTCGCTTCAAGCGCGATGTATCGAAAAGCGGTGCATTATCAGAATATCGTAAACGTGAATATTACGATAAGCCTAGCGTACGCCGTAAGAAAAAGTCTGAGGCCGCTAGAAAGCGCAAGTGA
- a CDS encoding GatB/YqeY domain-containing protein, with the protein MSILERLNQDMKTAMKAKDKKTLGVIRMVKASMQNEAIKLGKDLSEEEELTVLSREVKQRKDSLQEFKEAGREDLVEGLNEEIEILQVYMPKQLTQEELEQIVQETIEEVGASSKSDMGKVMSAVMPKVTGKTEGSKVNKLVLKQLS; encoded by the coding sequence ATGTCAATTCTAGAACGTCTAAACCAGGATATGAAGACAGCGATGAAGGCAAAGGATAAGAAAACCCTTGGTGTCATTCGCATGGTCAAAGCTTCGATGCAAAACGAAGCGATCAAACTGGGTAAAGATCTATCAGAAGAAGAAGAACTTACTGTTTTATCCCGCGAGGTAAAGCAGAGAAAAGATTCCCTCCAAGAGTTTAAAGAAGCTGGACGCGAAGATCTTGTAGAAGGACTTAATGAGGAAATTGAGATTTTACAAGTATATATGCCGAAACAGCTCACACAAGAAGAGCTTGAACAAATCGTTCAAGAAACAATTGAAGAAGTAGGAGCATCATCTAAGAGCGACATGGGTAAAGTCATGAGCGCTGTCATGCCTAAAGTAACAGGTAAAACAGAAGGCTCTAAGGTGAATAAACTCGTACTTAAGCAATTATCTTAA
- a CDS encoding nodulation protein NfeD: MAFLTFYQWKDHVQAEGEGKQVYIIPVENTVERGMVSFLQRTTNEAIEEGADHIIFEIDTPGGRVDAAGSIGELLAGLDIPNTAFIASRAYSAGSYIALSTDQIYMKPQATVGASGVINSDGTAADKKAQSAWISAMVSAAEANGRDPLYARAMADSNVDLPKYGAAEGEFLTLGPSEAVEVGYAEGIVKDRVELLNEIGFSNAKVVETSPTLAENFARFLTHPVVIPILLSIASLGLVVELYSPGFGIPGIMGVLSLVLFFYGHIVAGLAGYEAIILLVLGIGLIVAELFLPGGIAGIAGIAAVVTSLMLSSADMGHMAMSIGIALLITIIVSIILVKKIGFERGFFRHVILNDSTSAEKGYVSTMNRLELIGMEGETITPLRPSGTALIDEERMDVVSEGSFIGANQPVKIVKIEGARVVVRAVN; the protein is encoded by the coding sequence ATGGCTTTTCTCACATTTTATCAATGGAAAGATCATGTTCAAGCAGAAGGTGAAGGAAAGCAGGTGTACATCATCCCTGTTGAAAATACCGTGGAAAGAGGAATGGTTTCTTTCCTGCAGCGAACAACGAACGAGGCCATTGAAGAAGGGGCCGACCATATCATATTTGAGATTGATACACCTGGAGGAAGGGTAGATGCAGCTGGATCAATTGGGGAACTGTTGGCAGGCCTCGACATTCCTAATACAGCCTTTATTGCAAGCCGTGCTTATTCAGCAGGGTCCTATATCGCGCTTAGTACAGACCAAATTTATATGAAGCCGCAAGCGACGGTGGGTGCCTCGGGGGTGATTAATTCTGACGGTACAGCTGCTGATAAAAAGGCACAATCTGCCTGGATTTCTGCAATGGTTTCAGCTGCAGAGGCGAATGGGCGGGATCCACTATATGCACGGGCCATGGCAGACAGCAACGTTGATCTTCCTAAGTATGGCGCTGCTGAAGGTGAATTTTTAACACTTGGTCCCTCCGAAGCTGTTGAAGTAGGATACGCGGAAGGAATTGTGAAAGATCGTGTTGAATTACTTAATGAGATTGGCTTTAGTAACGCCAAAGTGGTTGAAACAAGCCCGACCCTCGCTGAAAATTTTGCTCGCTTCCTTACACATCCTGTAGTCATCCCGATTCTTTTATCGATTGCCAGTCTAGGATTGGTCGTTGAATTATATTCACCTGGATTTGGGATACCAGGAATTATGGGAGTATTATCATTAGTTCTATTTTTTTACGGTCACATTGTCGCAGGGCTGGCTGGTTATGAAGCTATCATCCTCCTTGTTTTAGGGATTGGCTTGATTGTTGCCGAATTGTTTTTACCCGGAGGCATCGCCGGTATTGCAGGTATTGCTGCCGTTGTTACTTCCTTGATGCTATCGTCTGCTGATATGGGCCATATGGCCATGAGTATTGGTATTGCCTTGTTAATAACCATCATCGTTTCAATTATTCTTGTTAAAAAGATTGGATTTGAACGTGGTTTTTTTCGGCATGTGATTCTCAATGATTCGACATCAGCGGAGAAAGGCTACGTGTCCACCATGAATCGACTTGAACTGATTGGCATGGAGGGTGAGACCATCACACCTCTCAGACCATCTGGCACCGCTTTGATTGATGAAGAACGTATGGATGTAGTGTCAGAGGGTAGTTTTATTGGTGCTAATCAGCCGGTTAAAATTGTCAAAATAGAAGGAGCAAGAGTTGTTGTTCGTGCCGTAAATTAA
- the floA gene encoding flotillin-like protein FloA (flotillin-like protein involved in membrane lipid rafts) → MSLEELMPIIIIGIIIIVIAVLFTFIPVMLWISALAAGVKVSIFTLVGMRLRRVIPSRVINPMIKAHKAGVTVDTNQLESHYLAGGNVDRVVNALIAAQRANIELSFERCAAIDLAGRDVLEAVQMSVNPKVIETPFIAGVAIDGIEVKAKARITVRANIDRLVGGAGEDTVIARVGEGIVSTIGSSVNHNKVLENPDRISQNVLGKGLDAGTAFEILSIDIADIDIGKNIGAMLQTDQAEADKNIAQAKAEERRAMAIAQEQEMRARVQEMQAKVVESEAEVPQALAEALRSGKMGVMDYMNYQNINADTDMRQTLGDMDKDKDEQ, encoded by the coding sequence ATGTCACTTGAGGAACTTATGCCCATTATTATAATTGGGATCATTATTATTGTTATTGCCGTTCTATTTACATTTATTCCAGTGATGCTTTGGATTAGTGCCTTAGCTGCTGGGGTAAAAGTAAGTATCTTCACACTGGTAGGGATGCGCTTAAGAAGGGTTATTCCTTCTAGGGTCATTAACCCGATGATTAAAGCACATAAAGCAGGGGTGACTGTCGACACAAATCAGCTTGAAAGCCATTACTTAGCCGGGGGTAACGTTGACCGAGTGGTAAATGCTCTGATTGCTGCCCAACGTGCAAATATTGAACTAAGTTTTGAACGATGTGCCGCGATTGATCTTGCAGGCCGTGATGTGCTAGAGGCCGTTCAAATGAGTGTGAACCCGAAAGTGATTGAAACACCGTTCATTGCTGGTGTAGCTATTGATGGTATCGAAGTCAAAGCTAAAGCACGTATTACAGTTCGTGCGAATATTGACCGTCTTGTCGGTGGTGCCGGTGAAGACACAGTTATCGCCCGTGTTGGTGAAGGAATCGTATCTACGATAGGGTCAAGCGTAAACCACAATAAAGTTTTAGAGAATCCCGATAGGATTTCGCAAAATGTTTTAGGAAAAGGATTGGATGCAGGAACGGCGTTTGAAATTCTTTCTATCGATATAGCCGATATTGATATTGGTAAGAACATTGGTGCTATGCTGCAAACAGATCAGGCTGAAGCAGATAAGAATATTGCCCAGGCGAAAGCGGAAGAACGTCGTGCCATGGCCATTGCTCAAGAACAAGAAATGCGTGCCCGTGTTCAAGAGATGCAAGCTAAAGTGGTCGAATCTGAAGCTGAAGTTCCTCAAGCACTTGCTGAGGCTTTACGTTCAGGTAAAATGGGTGTCATGGATTATATGAACTACCAAAATATTAATGCTGATACTGACATGAGACAAACATTAGGTGACATGGATAAAGATAAAGATGAACAATAA
- the yqfC gene encoding sporulation protein YqfC, which translates to MVKWQKQLRSWVGRYFDLPSDVMLDLPRITTIGSIHAYIENHTGLLHFSDQEVRLKYRDGHISIKGKELRIKMMLKEELLLEGTLDSVEFFTDQKEGGK; encoded by the coding sequence ATGGTGAAATGGCAAAAACAACTTCGTTCATGGGTCGGCCGTTATTTCGATTTACCTTCTGATGTTATGCTCGATCTTCCGCGTATAACAACGATTGGGTCGATCCATGCCTACATAGAAAATCATACAGGACTGCTACACTTTTCAGACCAAGAAGTTCGCTTAAAATATCGTGATGGTCACATCTCCATCAAAGGGAAAGAATTGCGGATAAAGATGATGCTGAAGGAAGAACTGCTTTTAGAAGGAACTCTTGATTCTGTAGAATTCTTTACCGATCAAAAGGAAGGAGGGAAATAA
- the yqfD gene encoding sporulation protein YqfD, whose amino-acid sequence MARHQLDYFYGLVTVHVKGTLIEAFLQACTREGTYITNVKHISPNEIEMTIRLKDWTIYRKLRKKYHCKIKIVNRKGIPFLYHRMITKKAVLAAFICGIFALLLLANTLWSVQIKGLPPELEATVESQLEEYGVNEGKLTIGMKDPNEVQRLLLEDVPDLLWIGVKKKGTSYQLYGVMKTRQDPDETTRPADLVASKKGMITKMFITKGRPLVSVNEVVEKGTKLATGELKEDSDEYVEAEGEVIAETWYKAEVKVPSTKQLQLTDGEKSSSYALIVGSLRIPLWGWWNDDTKGMRMEEDEKQWEVFGWELPFKLQVKSMYSENSNINELTSEQSIKQGTLTAKRTLRQQLSEEAEIIEEKVLHQSEENGKVKLILLFKVHENIAVTKYITQGD is encoded by the coding sequence ATGGCAAGACACCAGTTGGACTATTTCTATGGGCTAGTTACCGTACATGTAAAGGGGACGTTGATTGAAGCATTCCTTCAAGCCTGTACGAGAGAAGGAACCTACATTACAAATGTAAAACACATCTCCCCAAACGAAATTGAAATGACCATACGCCTCAAAGATTGGACAATCTATCGAAAACTTCGGAAAAAATACCACTGTAAAATCAAAATAGTCAATCGTAAAGGAATACCGTTTTTATATCATCGTATGATTACAAAAAAAGCTGTGCTCGCTGCTTTTATTTGTGGTATTTTTGCTTTACTTTTACTCGCCAATACGTTGTGGTCAGTACAAATAAAAGGATTACCACCTGAACTCGAGGCCACTGTCGAAAGTCAATTAGAGGAATATGGTGTAAACGAAGGAAAGTTAACGATTGGCATGAAAGATCCTAATGAAGTACAACGGCTTTTGTTAGAGGATGTACCTGACCTGCTTTGGATTGGTGTGAAGAAGAAAGGGACAAGTTATCAGCTATATGGTGTTATGAAAACGAGACAAGATCCAGACGAAACAACAAGACCAGCTGATTTAGTTGCATCAAAAAAGGGCATGATAACAAAAATGTTTATCACAAAAGGCAGGCCATTAGTTTCTGTTAATGAGGTTGTTGAAAAAGGAACAAAGCTGGCTACAGGTGAACTTAAAGAAGACAGCGACGAATATGTTGAGGCAGAAGGCGAAGTTATTGCTGAAACATGGTACAAAGCTGAAGTGAAGGTTCCTTCTACAAAGCAGCTTCAACTTACAGATGGGGAAAAGTCATCCTCCTATGCCTTAATCGTTGGTTCGTTACGAATTCCACTTTGGGGTTGGTGGAATGATGATACAAAGGGCATGAGAATGGAGGAAGATGAGAAGCAATGGGAAGTGTTCGGTTGGGAGCTGCCTTTTAAACTGCAAGTAAAAAGCATGTATTCAGAAAACTCCAATATTAATGAACTTACATCAGAACAGAGTATTAAGCAGGGGACCTTAACAGCTAAAAGAACTTTAAGACAACAATTGTCTGAAGAGGCGGAAATTATAGAGGAAAAAGTTTTGCACCAAAGTGAGGAGAATGGTAAAGTAAAATTAATCCTTTTATTTAAAGTGCATGAAAACATTGCGGTGACCAAGTATATAACCCAAGGAGATTGA